A single genomic interval of Helianthus annuus cultivar XRQ/B chromosome 13, HanXRQr2.0-SUNRISE, whole genome shotgun sequence harbors:
- the LOC110898000 gene encoding probable CCR4-associated factor 1 homolog 10, whose protein sequence is MSDVLKSESVHIREVWNDNLEEEFALIREIVDDYPFIAMDTEFPGVVLRPLAQFKNINDYNYVTLKDNVDMLKLIQLGLTFSDEDGNLPTCGTDKPCIWQFNFREFNVNEDIFANDSIEMLRQCGIDFKKNSEMGIDANRFGELLMSSGVVLNDNICWVTFHSGYDFGYLLKLLTRKELPKSQAGFFELIKIYFPIIYDIKHLMRFCNHLHGGLNKLAEILDVERIGVCHQAGSDSLLTSHAFKKLKEGYFNGNTEKYAGVLYGLGVEDGDK, encoded by the coding sequence ATGTCTGATGTTCTGAAAAGTGAGTCTGTTCATATCAGAGAGGTATGGAATGATAATCTTGAAGAAGAGTTTGCTTTGATTCGAGAAATTGTTGATGATTACCCTTTTATTGCAATGGATACCGAGTTTCCTGGTGTTGTTCTTCGTCCATTGGCACAGTTTAAGAATATTAATGATTATAATTATGTGACTTTGAAGGATAATGTTGATATGTTGAAATTGATTCAATTGGGTCTCACTTTTTCTGATGAAGATGGGAATTTACCCACTTGTGGGACTGATAAGCCTTGCATTTGGCAGTTTAATTTCCGCGAGTTTAACGTTAATGAAGATATCTTTGCTAATGATTCGATCGAGATGTTAAGGCAGTGTGGGATTGATTTCAAGAAGAATAGTGAGATGGGTATTGATGCGAATCGGTTTGGGGAGCTTTTGATGTCTTCTGGTGTTGTGTTGAATGATAATATTTGTTGGGTTACTTTTCATAGCGGGTATGATTTCGGGTACTTGCTTAAGTTGTTGACCCGTAAAGAGTTACCCAAGTCTCAAGCCGGGTTCTTTGAGTTGATCAAGATTTACTTTCCGATTATTTATGATATTAAACATCTGATGAGGTTCTGTAACCATCTTCATGGTGGATTGAACAAGCTTGCGGAAATCTTGGATGTTGAACGGATTGGCGTGTGTCATCAAGCAGGGTCGGATAGTTTGCTTACGTCTCACGCgttcaagaagttgaaagaagggTACTTTAATGGAAACACAGAGAAGTATGCTGGTGTTTTGTATGGTTTAGGGGTTGAAGATGGGGATAAATAA